GTGCCGGATTCTCCGGAGGGCTACGGCCTGCGGATCCCGGAGGAGCTGCCGCAGGGGGTGACGGTGGACGAGGAGGAGTTGAACGAGTTCGCGAGGTACGCGCATGACATCGGGCTGACGCCGCAGCAGGTGGCGAAGCTGCAGGAGTATGACCTGGGACGCGCCGGGAAATGGGCGGCGACCGGTGAGGAGCAGGCCCGTGCCTGGGAGGTGCGGGAGTTCAACCGGCAGTCGGAGATCCTGACGAAGGCGTGGGGGAACGGCCCGGAGGCGGTGCAGAAGAAGGCGCTGGCGGAGCGGGCGGCGCTGACCTTCGGGTTCACGCCGGAGGAGGTGGGGAATGATCCGCTTTTCCGGAACGCGCGCTTTGTGATGACTCTGGCCCGCGCGGGTGCGGCGATGTCGGAGGACGCGCTGGTGAAGGGCTCGGACATCAACAGCGTGGGCGGGCTGCGGGCGAGGGCGCAGGATGTGATCAGCAATCCGGCGAATCCTTTGTACAAGAGGTATTGGGATGGGGACCCGGATGCGAACGCGCAGGTGCATGCGTGGATGAAGGCGGGGTGAGATGGAGATGTAAGAGGCAAGAGGCAAGAGGTAAGAGGTAAGAGGTAAGAGAAGAGTTGGGGGGCGGCGGTGCTTGGCTGCCTGCGCGAGGCTGACGAAGGATCAAAAGCAGGTTGTTCCGAGGAGACCTTTCAGCTGTCGTCCAGCGGGCGCAGGCGGTCATGCACCGCCGCTACGGATATGGAGGGGGATGATCGATGAGGGATGAGTGTGAGCGATGATCGATGAGGGGGGAGGAGTTGATGGTTGAGAGTTGATGGAAAGAGAAGAGGAAGACCGGGAGGAAGAGGTGTCGGGTGATCGGTGGAAGAGGAGATTTACCGCGAAGGCGCAAAGGAAATGATCGATGAGAGATGAGGGTGAGAGATGAGGGTGAGAGATGAGGGTGAGAGATGATTGAGGAAAGTGGAGGGTGGGAAATCGAAACGCGGAGAACGCGGAGTGCGGGGAGGAAGACGCGGAGGAAGAGGTGATGGGTGCGGTGTGGTGGTACGGCGGGTTTGGGGATTTTGAGCACCAACGGTGCGTGATGGAATTGTCCGGGTCGGCGTTCCGGGATGATGGTTTTTTGCGGCGGCGGGAGTTCTGATGGGACGGGGCCGGGCGGGGAGCGGGGCGCCAGGGATGTCGTCCCTACAGGACTCGATTTGTTTGGAATGTGTTACCCAGGGCCGCGCTTCGCTTGCCCTGGGCTTTCGCATTCCGCACCTTTGGTGCTGAAGAATGGCGGATGCGGACCCGTGGGTAGGTGCGTGTGCGGGTCACCTGTGTCCGCGCTTTTGACACTGGTGCGGCTCCTCAATGGGGCGGAGTTTCCAGCGCCCCTGCCGGGGCTTGAATGGATGGGGGCGGGTTCCGGTGGCTTGCGCCACCGGCTAATTTCCATGACCCCTCCGGGGTGCCGACCATCGCGCCGTCCGTCTCGCTTTGTCAGCGGGAGATGTGGCGACCGCCCGGGGGTGAGATATATAAATGATATTTTAATTAGGGGTTTTTTCTCGTATGGGGGAGGGGGTGTCATTATTGGTCAGGGATGTCCATGAAACTGAAAGATTACTTCGAACGGATTTTTGTCATCAATCTTCCTTACAAGGAGGAGCGCCGGGCGCGTCTCACGAGCCATCTGGCGGAGCTGGGGCTGGCGGAGCCGGAGGATATCACGTGGGTGAGGGCGGTCTCGGGGGAGAAGTGCCCGGCACCGGCTTATTTCCAGGCGGGGAACGGAGCGTGGGGGTGCCTGCATTCGCACCTGCGGATCGTGCAGGACGCGATCATGGACGGGCTGGGGAATTATCTGGTGCTGGAGGATGATGTGGTTTTCCACGAGGATTCGATGAGGTGTCTGGCGCGGTTCTGGGAGGAGCTGCCGGCGGACTGGGGGCAGATTTATCTGGGGGGGCAGCATCTGCATGATCCGGAGGAGGTGGACGGGAGGCCGTTCGTGCTGAGGGCGAGGAACATCAACCGCACGCACGCGTTCGCGCTGAGGAATGTGGCGTTCCAGGCGTTCCAGAAGCACATCACGCATGCGCCGGATTACATGCGTGACAACTGGCACATCGACCATCAACTGGGCGCGGCGCACGAGCGGATGGACTGGAATGTGTATGTTCCGGCGTGGTGGGTGGCGGGGCAGGAGGAGGGGACGAGCAATATTTCCGGCAGGGTGACTCCGCGCCATTGGTGGAACCACCATCGCCATGGCGGGGAGCTTCCGTTCATTTATCTGGACGAGCCGCCCGCGACGGAGGGCGAGCGGGACCGGCTGATGCGGCAGCTGCATTTCGGCTACAACAGGAAGCCGGACAGCGTGGAGGATGTGGGACTGGACGATTGCGTGGGTTCTCCGGACGCGTTGCGGAGGTGGCTGGGGATGATCGCGGCGGAGGCGATCCGACACTGGATGCTGCCGGCGATCTGGCATCCTTCGATTTCGATCGAGGAGGTCCGCAGGTTGTGGGATCCGGGGGTGCTGAGGCTGGGTGAGGCGGATATCGACGTGCTGCTGAGGTATCCGGGGAACGGGTTGTTCGAGCATCCGTTGAATTCGGAGGGCGGGGTGAGGAGGCGGCGGAGGGTTTCGGCGGCGTAGGGAGAATCAAGAATCAAGAATTAAGAATTAAGAATTAAGAATTAAGAATTAAGAATTAAGAATTAAGACTGGAAGACGGGGAGGAGATTGAGAGAAGAGGGGGATTTTTTTCCTCTCTTCTCTCTTTTTTTGTTGAGGGGGGAGATATGTAATTTAAATATGATTTTTATTTGTGATTGTATATCAACTTGTGGTGGCGGGGTGGTGGGGGTGATATTCGGCGCGTATTCAAAATACATATATGAATTATCAACTCAAGAACAGCATCAGAAACCTCCCCGTGGTGGCACCGGAAGAGAACGGGAGCGGGAAGACGTACCAGGTGGCGAGCAATTATGATTCCTACGGCCGCCTGGTCTGGGAGAAGTCGCCGCGTGGCTTCATCACGAACTACGTCTACGACGTGGCGACGGGAGCGGTGGTCCGCAAGATCGAGGACGCGCTGGTGACGCCGCTTTCGGGCGCGCCGGAGGGATGGGTGACTCCGCCGGGCGGAGGGCTGCACCTGGTGACGGATTATGACATCGACCGCTACGGCCGCGTGATCCGCGAGCTGGGGCCGGTCCACAACGTGCAGCTGGCGCCGACGGATGCGTTCACGACGGCGGTGCGGCAGGTGGCCTACACGCTTTACCTGGATGCGGCGCAGGAGGTGAGGCGCGCGAACGGCCATGCCACGGGATCGGCGGGAAGCTATACTTTCAAGACGGTGGGCGCGGTGACGATCACTCGCACGAAGCTGGTGGAGGGCGGCACGGTGGAGGAGAGGATCGAGGCGACGCGGGAGTGCGACGTCGGGATGCTGACGGCGGGGGAGGATTTCGACGACCGCTGCCGCTGGAGCAAGTGGTCGTTCGAGACGACGGACCAATGGGGCAAGGTGAGCGAGGGACGAGTCTACCACGTCATCCCGGCGACTGGATCCGGAACGGTGGGGACGCATTATGAGAAGGTGGAGTATGGTTATGACGCGATGAAGCGCCTGGTCCGCGTGAAGGACGAGACGGGCACGATCACGCGCACGGTGTATGACGCGCGGGGGCTGGTGACGGCCACCTGGGTGGGCACGGATGACACGGGTGCGACGGACGCGATGCCGAGGCCGGTGGTCACTCCGGCGACGGCGAACAACATGGTGCTGGTGGCGGAGAATGTTTATGACAACGGTGCCGCGGGAGGGGACGGCCTGCTGACGAAGATCGTCCGCAAGGCGGGTGATGATCCGGAGGACGACCGCGAGGAGCTCCGGGCGTATGATTCGCTCGGAAATCTGACGGAGGTGAGGACTTCCGATGGTGATATGGATTTGTTGGCGGTTTATGGCTATGATTCGCTGGGCCGGGTGAGGGAGGTGGTGCGCTACCGTGACTCGGTGGGCGCGGGGAATTTCCTCGGCAAGGAGGTGAACCACCATGACAGCGAGGGCCGGATCTACCGCCATGAGGTGTGGGGTGCGGAGGATGGCGTGCTGACGGCGGCACCGCTGGTTTCGAACCGCTGGTTCGACGCTTCCGGGAACCTGATCAAGGAAACCGGTCCGAGTTCGAACGCGGCGGTGAAGTATGTTTATGACGGCGTGGAGCGGAACCTCGCGAGATATGTGGTGATCGAGGGCGACCATCCGGTGACCTCGGGCGGGAGCGGGAGTTCGAGCCTGGGTGGCGAGCTGAGTTCCTCATCGGCCTCGGGCAGCAACGAGTGGGGTTTTTCGTCCGATTCGGATTCGGACAAGGCGTCGAGTTCATCGAGCTCGTCGGGTTCCCCGAGCAGCAGTTCTAGCAGTTCCAGCAGTTCCGGCGGCAGTCCGTCGAGTTCCGGCTCCGGTTCGGAGTCTTCGGGTTCGGAATCGTCCGGCTCCGAGTCTTCCGGCTCGGGAGATTCATCCGGAGATGGCTCGGGTTCGGGGGGCTCGGATGATGGAAGCGATGACGGATCGGGAAGCGGCGATTCGAGCGGTTCGGAGACCGATCCGATGGCGAGTTGTCCGGATTGTGACGAGGACTCGGGTGTGGGTGAGTCGGGCGCGGGTGTCGGCACCGATGACGGATCGGGCGCGCCGTCCTGTCCGATGGAGCAGAGCGAGGGACCCGTCCGCTATGCGACCGGGGAACTGCTCCACAAGGCGGTCGACCTTTCGTGGAAGGGTTTTGGTTTCAAGTGGGGTCACACCCGCAGCTACTCGAACCGCATGGGCCGCGATGGCGACGGACTCAACGGCTACCGCTGGCTGCTGAAGGAGCTTTCGCACGTGGCGCAGAACCAGGGCCCCGACAGGAACCTGATGGCGGTGGTCACGGGGGCGAATTCCACGACGTGGATCGAGCCTCGCACGGATGGCAGCCTGCGGAGTCTTTTCGGGCACCGTTCCCAGATGATCGCCGAGGGCACCGGCCTGAAGCTGCATCTTCCGGACGGCAGCTTGAAGAAATTCTACGGCAACACTCCGGCGGTGGCGAAGAAACTGCGCGGGCGGATGAAGTCGCTCGTCAACCGCAACGGCAACGAGATGACGCTGACCTATTACAGCGACGGCCGCCTGGACAAGGCGCAGTGGGCGGGCGAGGGCCGCACCGGTGTGTTCAATTATGATTATTTCACCTCCGACGTGGGAAGAAACGGACGCATCTGCGCCATCACGCAGACCATCGATGGCGTGAACCTCCAGCGCGTGCGCTATGATTACTATCAGGTGGAGTCGGGTGGTTCTCCGGGCGATCTCAAGATCGCGCTGGTGGAGCAGTGGAACACGGAGACGGGGACCTGGGTGGAGATCCGCCGGAACTACTACCGCTATTATGTGGCGGGCGAGGCGAACGGATTCGCCCATGGCCTGAAGATGATCATCGGTCCGGCGGGATGCCGGCGCATGATGACCGGGGGTGTTTCCTTCGTGACCACGACCGACGAGGAGCTGCTCGGCTTCAGTGATTTCTACTTCGAGTATGACGGCGCGCGCCGCGTGAAGCATGAGAAGATCAACGGCGGGTCGATGCCCTACTCGTTCGAGTATTGGAAGAATCCGACGGAGCCGTCGCTTTCACAGGTGAACACCTGGGCGACGCGGACCACCGAGACGAGGCCGGACGGCAGCAAGAACATCGTTTACAGCAATGCGGGTGGAAAGGCGATCCTCAGCATCCTGAGGGCGGTGGGTGGCGCGAGCTGGCATACCTACCGCGAGTATAACTCCGACTATCAGACCACGCTTGACGCGCGTTCGTCCGCCATCGCCGGCGTGACGGAGCCGGTCATCGGCGGATCGTCCACGCTGACGGTGACGCTGTCGGACACCGGGCGGGTGAAGATTTATGATTATAACGAGGAGACGGATCCCGTGGCACCGCGTTATCTCAAGTCGGTCTCGGAGCAGCCGGGCGGGAATTCCAGCCTGCGGGAGATGCTGAAGTCCCACAGTTATGGCAAGCACGGGGACGTGGCCGGCGGATTCAAGGGCGTGGTCACGAAGACGGCGACCGAGACGAAGGTGGGCGGGAAGACCCTGAGGGAGACGAAGGATTACCAGTTCCACGACGGGGCGGCGATCGTGACGCCACCGGGCGCGGGCGGGACGTATTACCCGCCGAACTACATCTCGGACGACTATGTGCACCTGCAGGAGACGAGAACGTATGACAAGGGAGGAAACATCATCCTCACCTCGCGGAGCGAGCGCTACCACGACGAGACGGCGCGCGGTCCGCTCTACGGGGCGAACCCGGGGCCGGGTCTGGCGAAAGGCCGGCGCACCTACACCGCCTATTGGCCGGATGCCATCGGCCGCGTGAGGGCGACCGCGGAGTATGGAACGAACAGCGGAGCGGATCTCACCCGCCCCGGCGTGCCTCCCGCGACCTCGGACAGCGTGCTTGTCACCACCCGCCGGTTCGCCGGGAACGGTGAGGCGAACGCCATCGTGGACACCTTGGGCCGCGTGACGAGTTGGAAATCCGACGCCCGGGGCCGCCGCACCGAACTGGTCGAGAATGAGGTGGACGGCGGCACGGCCACGGACCAGAACCGGACGACGAATTATGAATATCACTCGAATTCGCAGCTGCGGAAATTGATCGTGAAAAACGCGGTCACGGGCGACCAGGAGACCGAGTGGTGCTATGGCGTGACGCCCGCGGGAGGCTCGGCCATCGCCCACAACGGCCTGGTGCGGCGGAAGAAGATGGCGGACGGAGGTTCTTATACGAATCAATACAACCGCCAGGGGCAGGCGATCCGTTACACCGATCCGAACGGCACCGTGCACGAGTACGAGTATGACAAGCTGGGCCGCCTGGTCCATGACTCCGTGACCGCGTTCGGCACCGGGATCGACGATCTCGTCACCGGCATCAGCCGTGGCTATTCGGACCAGGGCCAGCTCGCCGTGGTCTCCAGCCATCGGGTGGGCGGCACGGTGAACCAGGTGCGTTTCGAATACAATGCGTGGGGCCAGCTCGCGGCGGACCGGCAGTCCGTCATCGGGAGCGTGATCTCCACGACGCCGTCCGTCACCTATGGATATCGGGATGGCACGGGGAACGACATCCGTCCGGTTTCCATCACTCATCCGTCCGGACGCAAGATCAACTACCGCTACGGCACGGCGGGAGGGTTGAACGAGCAACTGGGCCGCATCGGAAGCCTGAGGGTGGAGGGAGCGACGGTGGATCTCGTTTCCTATCAATATGTCGGACTGGACAGGTTCATCCGGACGAGCTATGTGGAGGGAGGCATGGAACTGAACTACAATTTCACCGGAGGCAATTCCGGGGACCCCTACGGCGGCTGGGACCGCCACGGGCGGACCCGCGAGATGCGCTGGATGAAGGGTTCCACGCAGATCGACCGCCACGCCTACACCTACGACCGCGCGGGCCAGCGGCTGACCCAGACGAACAGTCCGGGCGGCACGAACGAGAGCCAGGCCTTCGTTTACGACGGGCTGCGCCAGCTCAAGAACCGCATCCGCGGCGGCACCATCCGCATGGAGGAGTTTTCGTATGATCCGATCGGGAACTGGACGGGCTACGACGTGTGGGAGGACGGCGTACAGACGCTCGACCAGAGCCGGGTGCACAATGCCTCGAACATGCTGACGCAGATCGATGGATCCAGCGCGTTGCTGGCCCACGACGCGACTGGGAACCTGACCCAGTGTCCGCCGGATGTGGGCGGAAGCTGGAGCGATTCCCACCAGTTGAAATGGGACGCGTGGAACCGCCTCGCGGAAGTGAGGGACGGCAGCGGGGATCTCATCGCCGCCTATGAATACGACGGCCTCATGCGCCGGACGAAGGCGGTCACGCCGGACCTTGCCACCGACACTTATTACAACCACATGTGGCGTCCGGTGGAGGAGCATCTCGACGACGGTTCAACCACGACGACGCACAGTTACGACTGGGGCCTGCGCTACCGGGACGACCTGGTGCGCCGCGTGCGCAAGGAGGGAAGCGGCACGCCGGTGGTCCACTACGCGCTGCACGACTACTACAACGTGACGGCCATCACCAGCTCGACAGGCACGGTGCTGGAGCGCTACCGCTACAGCGGCTTCGGCGAGGTGGGCTTCCTGACGGCGGCGTATGCGGACAAGTCCGCGAGCGATTACCAGTGGAACATCCTGCACAAGGCGCAGATGCGTGACGAGGGGACGGGGTGGTACAACTACGGGTATCGGTATTACTCGCCTTTGCTTGGGAGGTTTATCAACAGGGATCCGATTTGGGAAGAAGGTGGAACAAACGTCTACGCATTTGTATTGAATAATGGGATCAACGGGACGGATCTTTATGGACTCACGCCGGATATGGATACCCGAGGACGAATCGATCGATCATGGGACGAATTGATGAAGGATTATTCTGATCGAGGATTGGAAATGACTGAAAAGCAGAAAAAGGCTCTCATGAGGGGTTGTATTGGTCTTGCTTTGTGCAAGCTGAACAGGACCAATGGGTTCCCTGAAGAGGATGTGAATACAACCTGTTATCAAACGGAAAAGGAGACTGATGGCACCAAGTGCGGCCCCGGTCAGAGAAAAGTGGTCTTCGCAAAACAAGGTAAATATACCGAGCCCGATGGCCCAAAGAAGTGGCCCGATGGTGCGATCCCCAAGAACTCTGTTGAAGCTTCTGACGGGAAGGCTGGGTATAACTATGTGACAAGATATCCCACAAAAGATGGATTCAGGTATGGGTGGGGCGATCATGCCTGGATATATGGGGATCAAAACTTCACTTTCCATGATGTGCCGGCGAATGACAGGCGCTATCCGGACAGCATGTGGTGCGCGGCCTGCGTTCCTTGTAAAGGAGGAGATGGTTCTGAAAAGTAAAACAATATGAAAAAAACATTAAAATCATTAATCACATGCATTTCTTTGGTTTTCATCGCCGGTTCCATTCCGGTGGTTCTGGCGGAGAAGGAAGCTGATATCAAACAGAAAATTAAATACGCGGGAATCGAAAATCCGAAAGAGAGGCTGTATTTCTGTATTGAAGTATTGTCTGATGGCACTGTGAAGCGGGGGATGATTCTTCCGCAGCTTCAGGAGATATTCGACAAGAAGATTGAAGAGATAGGAGACCTTGAAGATGGCGGCAAGTTGTATAACCTTGACTTTGAAAAAGCCCCCGATCTTTCCAAGGAATATGGTCTTGAATATCCTAGTCCATTCATAGGATGGTACCTTCGGATGGAGATGGACAAGTATGGTAAACTCGAGAGATATCATTTGTCAAACCTGCACAAGTAGCAGAGTTGTCCTCACGGACGGCATCATCTGAAACCCTCGTCGGACGCGGCTTCTAGAGGTCGCGCCCGGCATGCTTGATTTTCAGGCTTGTCACGCCGATGCGGTGTGGCAGGCTTGGTTTGTTTTGGGGAGGAAATCAAAAGCCGGGGCTGTAGTAGTGGCGCTCATTTCTACGAGAGCTGGCGGTGGCTCCATCGACAATTCCAGAGATCCATACGGCGGCTGGGACCGCCACGGGCGCACCCGCGAGATGCGCTGGATGAGGGGTTCCACGCAGATCGACCGCCACGCCTACACCTACGACCGCGCGGGCCAGCGGCTGACGCAGACGAACAGCCCGGGCGGCACGAACGAGAGCCAGGCGTTTGTTTACGACGGGCTGCGCCAGCTCAAGAACCGCATCCGCGGCGGCACCATCCGCATGCCAAAGGCCAAAATGAATCGGGCTTGAATAATCACAAGGAAACATATAATAATCAATGCACATGAATATGAACCACCTGGACCTGTCGCTGATGGAGCATGAAATAAAACTGGTGTTCGATTCATTATTCAATGAATCGACGGAAATTGATGCTAGTGGAACCCTTGATGGTGAATTTTTGGAGATGTTCAACCAAAAAAACTATGACGAAATTCCGGAAGTAATAGGAAATCTGGCGGCGTTCCCATTTTTTTCTCTCGTTCCAGAAGAGGTTGGGAAATGCTATCTCGGAGGATATTTGATCTATTTTGTACAAATGATTAAGAAATCCAGGGATGATTTTTCCGCCACCGGCAGTCCGATGGTTTGCGGTGTGGAATATGAAAACTTGTTCGATTTCCTGAGCCGAAAATCGGTGGTTGCCTGGGTTGGTTCCAACAAATCGATGTCTTATATCATTCGGAAATTTTTGGATGTGGTGTCCAACACCGTTGCCTTGCAGCATCGGGAGGAAGACCTGATTCAAATCGCCCATATAAGAGACTCCATCATCGCGGATGTCTGATTCATAGAGGGCATCACGGATGTCGTCAGACTTCATATGGCGGCATCCCGAGCCTTCGAAAAACACCGTGCTGCGCCCAGGTGTCGCACGGGATTCCTTTCCAAGCTTGTCACATCCATGTGGTGTGGCAGGCTTGGTTTGTTTTGGGGAAGAAATCAAAATTCGGCACTGTAGCAGTGGCGCTCGTCTCATCGAGAGCTGGTGGACACTGCGGCGGCAATTCCGGGGACCCCTACGGCGGCTGGGACCGCCACGGGCGGACCCGGGAGATGCGCTGGATGAGGGGTTCCACGCAGATCGACCGCCACGCCTACACCTACGACCGCGCGGGCCAGCGGCTGACGCAGGCGAACAGCCCGGGCGGTACGAACGAGGGCCAGGTTTTCGTTTACGACGGGCTGCGCCAGCTCAAGAACCGCATCAGGGGCGGCACCGTCCGCATGGAGGAGTTTTCGTATGACCCCATTGGGAACTGGACGGGCTACGACGTGTGGGAGGACGGCGTGCAGACGCTCGACCAGAGCCGGACGCACAATGCCTCGAACATGCTGACACAGATCGATGGATCCAGCGCGCTGCTGGCCCACGACGCGGCCGGGAACCTGACCCAGTGTCCGCCGGATGAGAGCGGAAGCTGGAGCGATTCCCACCAGTTGAAATGGGACGCGTGGAACCGCCTCGCGGAAGTGAGGAACGGCAGCGGGGGGCTCGTCGGCGCCTATGAATACGACGGCCTCATGCGCCGGACGAAGGCGGTCACGCCGGATCTGGTCACGGACACCTACTACGGCGAGGAATGGCGTCCGGTGGAGGAGCATCTCAACGACGGTTCCATCACGACGACGCACAGCTACGACTGGGGCCTGCGCTACCGGGACGATCTGGTGCGCCGCGTGCGCAAGGAGGGAAGCGGAACTCCCGTGGTCCACTACGCGCTCCACGATTACTACAATGTGACGGCGATCACCAGCTCGACGGGCACGGTGCTGGAACGCTACCGCTACAGCGCCTTCGGCGAGGTGGGCTTCCTGACGGCGTCGTATGCGGCGAAGTCCGAGAGCGACCATCATTGGAACATGCTGCACAAGGCGCAGGCGCGTGATGCCGAGACGGGGTGGTATAATTATGGATTCCGATATTATTCGCCACTGTTGGGGAGGTT
The DNA window shown above is from Luteolibacter yonseiensis and carries:
- a CDS encoding glycosyltransferase family 25 protein, whose translation is MKLKDYFERIFVINLPYKEERRARLTSHLAELGLAEPEDITWVRAVSGEKCPAPAYFQAGNGAWGCLHSHLRIVQDAIMDGLGNYLVLEDDVVFHEDSMRCLARFWEELPADWGQIYLGGQHLHDPEEVDGRPFVLRARNINRTHAFALRNVAFQAFQKHITHAPDYMRDNWHIDHQLGAAHERMDWNVYVPAWWVAGQEEGTSNISGRVTPRHWWNHHRHGGELPFIYLDEPPATEGERDRLMRQLHFGYNRKPDSVEDVGLDDCVGSPDALRRWLGMIAAEAIRHWMLPAIWHPSISIEEVRRLWDPGVLRLGEADIDVLLRYPGNGLFEHPLNSEGGVRRRRRVSAA
- a CDS encoding RHS repeat-associated core domain-containing protein, with protein sequence MRGSTQIDRHAYTYDRAGQRLTQANSPGGTNEGQVFVYDGLRQLKNRIRGGTVRMEEFSYDPIGNWTGYDVWEDGVQTLDQSRTHNASNMLTQIDGSSALLAHDAAGNLTQCPPDESGSWSDSHQLKWDAWNRLAEVRNGSGGLVGAYEYDGLMRRTKAVTPDLVTDTYYGEEWRPVEEHLNDGSITTTHSYDWGLRYRDDLVRRVRKEGSGTPVVHYALHDYYNVTAITSSTGTVLERYRYSAFGEVGFLTASYAAKSESDHHWNMLHKAQARDAETGWYNYGFRYYSPLLGRFINRDPIEEDGGINLYAFVENNGVNGTDFLGLQPAISQREAVKRLGLTTPPKTPAQAPAPAQTPPQNNGKDTDAVGVEGAQKASELTRKDPEKREYCGSICCENGKKTRTDPKPGTPSGCDATVVSPCVSPATMVGQYHSHPGNTDFSEKDYVSTDAGGSNYLGRPDGVRRLDKAFEGGATVPKAYTRGNDGNFHGPYIPPNLKGR
- a CDS encoding RHS repeat domain-containing protein → MNYQLKNSIRNLPVVAPEENGSGKTYQVASNYDSYGRLVWEKSPRGFITNYVYDVATGAVVRKIEDALVTPLSGAPEGWVTPPGGGLHLVTDYDIDRYGRVIRELGPVHNVQLAPTDAFTTAVRQVAYTLYLDAAQEVRRANGHATGSAGSYTFKTVGAVTITRTKLVEGGTVEERIEATRECDVGMLTAGEDFDDRCRWSKWSFETTDQWGKVSEGRVYHVIPATGSGTVGTHYEKVEYGYDAMKRLVRVKDETGTITRTVYDARGLVTATWVGTDDTGATDAMPRPVVTPATANNMVLVAENVYDNGAAGGDGLLTKIVRKAGDDPEDDREELRAYDSLGNLTEVRTSDGDMDLLAVYGYDSLGRVREVVRYRDSVGAGNFLGKEVNHHDSEGRIYRHEVWGAEDGVLTAAPLVSNRWFDASGNLIKETGPSSNAAVKYVYDGVERNLARYVVIEGDHPVTSGGSGSSSLGGELSSSSASGSNEWGFSSDSDSDKASSSSSSSGSPSSSSSSSSSSGGSPSSSGSGSESSGSESSGSESSGSGDSSGDGSGSGGSDDGSDDGSGSGDSSGSETDPMASCPDCDEDSGVGESGAGVGTDDGSGAPSCPMEQSEGPVRYATGELLHKAVDLSWKGFGFKWGHTRSYSNRMGRDGDGLNGYRWLLKELSHVAQNQGPDRNLMAVVTGANSTTWIEPRTDGSLRSLFGHRSQMIAEGTGLKLHLPDGSLKKFYGNTPAVAKKLRGRMKSLVNRNGNEMTLTYYSDGRLDKAQWAGEGRTGVFNYDYFTSDVGRNGRICAITQTIDGVNLQRVRYDYYQVESGGSPGDLKIALVEQWNTETGTWVEIRRNYYRYYVAGEANGFAHGLKMIIGPAGCRRMMTGGVSFVTTTDEELLGFSDFYFEYDGARRVKHEKINGGSMPYSFEYWKNPTEPSLSQVNTWATRTTETRPDGSKNIVYSNAGGKAILSILRAVGGASWHTYREYNSDYQTTLDARSSAIAGVTEPVIGGSSTLTVTLSDTGRVKIYDYNEETDPVAPRYLKSVSEQPGGNSSLREMLKSHSYGKHGDVAGGFKGVVTKTATETKVGGKTLRETKDYQFHDGAAIVTPPGAGGTYYPPNYISDDYVHLQETRTYDKGGNIILTSRSERYHDETARGPLYGANPGPGLAKGRRTYTAYWPDAIGRVRATAEYGTNSGADLTRPGVPPATSDSVLVTTRRFAGNGEANAIVDTLGRVTSWKSDARGRRTELVENEVDGGTATDQNRTTNYEYHSNSQLRKLIVKNAVTGDQETEWCYGVTPAGGSAIAHNGLVRRKKMADGGSYTNQYNRQGQAIRYTDPNGTVHEYEYDKLGRLVHDSVTAFGTGIDDLVTGISRGYSDQGQLAVVSSHRVGGTVNQVRFEYNAWGQLAADRQSVIGSVISTTPSVTYGYRDGTGNDIRPVSITHPSGRKINYRYGTAGGLNEQLGRIGSLRVEGATVDLVSYQYVGLDRFIRTSYVEGGMELNYNFTGGNSGDPYGGWDRHGRTREMRWMKGSTQIDRHAYTYDRAGQRLTQTNSPGGTNESQAFVYDGLRQLKNRIRGGTIRMEEFSYDPIGNWTGYDVWEDGVQTLDQSRVHNASNMLTQIDGSSALLAHDATGNLTQCPPDVGGSWSDSHQLKWDAWNRLAEVRDGSGDLIAAYEYDGLMRRTKAVTPDLATDTYYNHMWRPVEEHLDDGSTTTTHSYDWGLRYRDDLVRRVRKEGSGTPVVHYALHDYYNVTAITSSTGTVLERYRYSGFGEVGFLTAAYADKSASDYQWNILHKAQMRDEGTGWYNYGYRYYSPLLGRFINRDPIWEEGGTNVYAFVLNNGINGTDLYGLTPDMDTRGRIDRSWDELMKDYSDRGLEMTEKQKKALMRGCIGLALCKLNRTNGFPEEDVNTTCYQTEKETDGTKCGPGQRKVVFAKQGKYTEPDGPKKWPDGAIPKNSVEASDGKAGYNYVTRYPTKDGFRYGWGDHAWIYGDQNFTFHDVPANDRRYPDSMWCAACVPCKGGDGSEK